A genomic window from Flintibacter sp. KGMB00164 includes:
- a CDS encoding helix-turn-helix transcriptional regulator produces MAKVEDCPGFETFGADVKAARGARRLARKTLAEMVGIEWRYLANIENQGAIPSLPVMIQLIKVCGLPVERYFNPEIMREESEQRQRVSHKLKLCPEEYLPIIEGAIDGALKMEQTAKQKEDA; encoded by the coding sequence ATGGCGAAAGTTGAAGATTGTCCCGGTTTTGAAACCTTCGGTGCAGATGTCAAAGCCGCACGAGGGGCAAGGCGTCTGGCACGAAAAACATTGGCAGAAATGGTTGGGATTGAATGGCGGTATCTTGCCAACATTGAGAATCAAGGTGCGATTCCGAGCCTGCCTGTGATGATCCAGTTGATTAAGGTCTGCGGACTTCCCGTGGAACGGTATTTTAACCCGGAGATTATGCGAGAAGAAAGCGAACAGCGGCAACGGGTCAGCCACAAGCTGAAGCTTTGCCCTGAAGAATACCTGCCGATTATCGAAGGTGCCATAGACGGGGCGCTCAAAATGGAACAGACTGCGAAGCAGAAGGAGGACGCATAA
- a CDS encoding helix-turn-helix domain-containing protein: MDYMTLKEAAEKWGVTPRRVNYYCAAGRIPGAVKMAGVWLIPKNAEKPIDGRTKQGKGLHHE; encoded by the coding sequence ATGGACTATATGACATTGAAAGAGGCCGCCGAAAAGTGGGGCGTGACACCTCGTAGGGTAAATTATTATTGCGCTGCTGGGCGTATCCCCGGTGCTGTGAAGATGGCTGGTGTTTGGCTAATCCCAAAGAACGCAGAAAAGCCGATTGACGGAAGGACAAAACAAGGGAAGGGGTTGCACCATGAATAA
- a CDS encoding response regulator transcription factor encodes MNKILIIDDDRELCALIKRSVQAENIEADFCNTGKEGLQKLREQEYQLVVLDVMMPGMDGFETLEEIRKENSLPILMFTSKNDSISKVRGLRAGADDYLTKPFDMDELIARIASLIRRYTRFNHQAGAVQKLDFDGLQIDLENRSVTTANGTFELPPKEFDLLLYCAKHQGKILTKQQIYEEVWGEEYFYDDSNIMAIISRLRKKLEVNPSSPKYIQTVKGIGYRFNKEV; translated from the coding sequence ATGAATAAAATCCTGATTATAGATGATGACAGAGAACTGTGCGCTTTGATTAAACGTAGCGTACAAGCAGAAAACATAGAAGCTGATTTTTGTAATACCGGAAAAGAGGGCTTACAAAAATTAAGAGAGCAGGAGTATCAGCTTGTGGTGCTGGATGTGATGATGCCTGGTATGGATGGCTTTGAAACGCTGGAAGAAATCCGCAAAGAGAACAGTCTGCCGATTTTGATGTTCACATCTAAAAATGACAGCATTTCTAAAGTACGGGGCTTACGAGCCGGGGCGGACGATTATCTGACAAAACCGTTTGATATGGACGAACTGATTGCCCGTATTGCGTCCCTCATTCGCCGCTACACCCGTTTTAATCATCAAGCCGGAGCTGTGCAAAAACTGGATTTTGATGGATTACAAATTGACCTTGAAAATCGTTCTGTTACGACGGCAAACGGCACTTTTGAACTTCCGCCAAAGGAATTTGATTTGCTCCTGTACTGTGCAAAACATCAAGGGAAAATTTTGACCAAACAGCAGATTTATGAGGAAGTATGGGGCGAAGAATATTTCTATGATGACAGTAACATTATGGCGATTATCAGCCGACTTCGTAAAAAATTAGAAGTCAATCCTTCAAGCCCAAAGTACATACAAACGGTCAAAGGGATTGGCTACCGGTTTAATAAGGAGGTGTAG
- a CDS encoding HAMP domain-containing sensor histidine kinase codes for MEIIVFLSIVIAVVAVLTSIVLVRRVKKQIAEMTDVLVDVKNGNGNRRILSATNELTAPLAYEINEIVVAYESRLSTVRQTEETNRQLMTSLSHDVRTPLTTLLGYLDATHKGLVTGKDRDDYIETARRKAHDLKEYIDVLFDWFKLNSNEFALEIQSVEVAELTRNILIDWIPIFEDKQVDYDIDIPEQPVRVRLDMDSYMRIINNLIQNVIAHSHADKIKISLSKKENNMELLLADNGVGIEKEDLKHIFERLYKCDKGRSEKGSGLGLSIVHQLVEKMGGSITVESLPGKGTEFMLLFPLES; via the coding sequence ATGGAAATTATCGTATTCTTGTCCATTGTGATTGCTGTTGTGGCTGTATTGACTTCTATCGTTCTCGTTCGGCGTGTAAAAAAACAAATAGCAGAAATGACCGATGTGCTGGTTGATGTGAAAAACGGAAATGGCAACCGGCGTATTCTATCTGCAACAAATGAACTGACAGCACCTCTTGCCTATGAAATCAATGAGATCGTTGTGGCCTATGAAAGCAGACTTTCAACTGTACGGCAGACAGAAGAAACCAACCGCCAGCTTATGACGAGCCTTTCCCATGACGTGCGAACGCCCCTTACTACTCTGCTTGGGTATCTTGACGCTACACACAAAGGACTGGTCACAGGAAAAGACCGGGATGATTATATTGAAACCGCCCGTCGGAAAGCCCATGATCTGAAAGAATACATTGATGTACTCTTTGACTGGTTCAAGTTAAATTCCAACGAGTTTGCTTTGGAGATCCAGAGCGTTGAGGTTGCAGAGCTGACAAGAAACATTCTGATCGACTGGATACCGATTTTTGAGGATAAACAGGTTGATTATGACATTGATATTCCTGAACAGCCTGTCCGGGTAAGATTGGATATGGATAGCTATATGAGGATCATCAATAACCTTATTCAAAATGTAATCGCTCACAGCCATGCGGACAAAATCAAAATTTCCCTATCGAAGAAGGAAAATAACATGGAGCTGCTGCTGGCGGATAATGGAGTGGGAATTGAGAAAGAAGATTTGAAACACATATTTGAACGGCTTTATAAGTGTGATAAAGGACGCTCTGAAAAAGGCAGCGGACTTGGTCTTTCTATTGTCCATCAGCTTGTAGAAAAGATGGGTGGAAGTATAACAGTTGAAAGTTTGCCGGGAAAAGGAACTGAATTTATGTTGCTTTTTCCTTTGGAGAGTTAA
- a CDS encoding ABC transporter ATP-binding protein — protein MDTNYIIETKNLTKQYGSQKSVADLNIHVKRGRIYGLLGRNGAGKTTTMKMLLGLTKPTSGEVKIWGKSLQGNEKKLLPRIGSLIESPGFYPNLTGTENLRIFATLRGVPNNHAIKDALDLVGLPYKDKKLFSQYSLGMKQRLAIALAVMHDPELLILDEPINGLDPIGIAEVRSFIRELCDTRGKTILISSHILSEISLLADDIGIINHGALLEEESLAELEQKSSKHIRFTLSDTAQAARILERNFHETHFSIQDDHNLRLHNMELPVGKIVTAFVENGLEVSEAHTCEESLEDYFKRVTGGEGIA, from the coding sequence ATGGATACAAATTATATCATTGAAACAAAAAATCTGACAAAGCAATACGGCTCACAAAAGAGTGTGGCTGACTTAAATATCCATGTCAAGCGTGGGAGAATTTATGGTCTGTTGGGTAGAAACGGAGCCGGAAAAACCACAACTATGAAAATGCTGTTGGGTTTAACGAAGCCTACTTCCGGTGAGGTCAAAATCTGGGGAAAGTCTTTGCAAGGGAATGAAAAGAAGTTGCTGCCCCGCATTGGCAGTTTGATTGAGTCCCCTGGTTTTTATCCCAATCTGACCGGTACGGAGAACCTGCGTATCTTTGCTACCCTGCGTGGAGTACCAAACAATCATGCCATCAAAGACGCTCTGGATTTGGTCGGGCTACCTTACAAGGATAAAAAGCTGTTTTCGCAATACTCTCTTGGCATGAAGCAGCGGTTGGCGATTGCCCTTGCAGTCATGCACGATCCGGAGCTTTTGATTTTGGATGAGCCGATCAACGGTCTCGATCCCATCGGTATTGCAGAAGTGCGATCCTTTATCCGTGAGCTTTGCGACACAAGAGGAAAAACCATTTTAATCTCCAGTCACATTCTTTCGGAGATTTCCTTGCTGGCTGACGATATTGGAATTATTAACCACGGTGCATTGCTGGAAGAAGAAAGCCTTGCTGAGTTGGAGCAAAAAAGCAGTAAACATATCCGGTTTACGCTCTCTGATACTGCACAGGCGGCAAGAATTTTGGAACGCAATTTCCATGAAACCCATTTTTCCATACAAGACGACCACAATCTGCGTCTACACAATATGGAGCTACCCGTGGGGAAAATTGTAACTGCTTTTGTAGAAAACGGATTGGAGGTATCAGAAGCACATACCTGTGAAGAAAGTCTTGAAGATTACTTCAAGCGTGTGACAGGGGGCGAAGGAATTGCTTAA